The Siniperca chuatsi isolate FFG_IHB_CAS linkage group LG12, ASM2008510v1, whole genome shotgun sequence genome has a segment encoding these proteins:
- the cenpj gene encoding centromere protein J isoform X2 codes for MSSPAGLQYSQADFLARWMPSSTRAGVILNPCPDLAGSLSHISAVGSPPLEPDDSFASDFAPLPASADSSCLGVHGFARSPGGERAGTDRPVNGLSSVPPRNSDGELDSLDEMARKSQDLPLMMKLDQLRKWQQHMQEQLKAHQLEELVRLQEEQQRLLGMMNGSEDCTGGLSGAGWGENSLQGAYHYRETLYSPSINCHGVPQGSTCGLRQEHDLSPAGRKEPLPRGQDYEEVDKDEEGTWNSREDDQEQSVDTSHDNKHNDMLIPSDGVALTEDNSRKEDKVFPDRPIKPGIGGQKKFEELLEEQLRLEEQRLKSARQQQSQDGAEAVQAPPKRTFLKRGEGLSRFTNNRKASLPNMEVKKNPKPQLQARVISRSNSEPAAIQRGGTNGIQRLPVQRKTATLNKENRLRDVSSPQLDIRVESKAARTKVLVSHQRQNTEGSESIQTDPAGRQTKQRQLGQVMEQNNRKAGLSAQAVRNPGHNTQPNPVTKQVGMLRGPEKAENDGTCGSRVESAAEGGGDGVPQDSFELSFQEKLQRWECDRQLESMELGEFELLEQAAEELSFSSNSSFVMKVLQLDQLQAARGLHPRRLSSTPIKSPPQGALQRCNSVGKSGGLARKSSSMNSDAFVLKIRDDTLQDKVSIEDKEELDSGREDKHENSDVSSCGGSEFEDQEVAVKPPLFPSTLCFPAQSNPPYDKRSYQDEDSCRDSDVTQVDDGDSDSVLSNADESTLIEDKDRQQGRVVFDDNDTWNDLEDTAVCTANDSRGVCPVSKATANGISPPERTLLRKVAVSKVMELDKGTVIGSNQEPDPPPPPPPPPASQLMTRLFPSLKPKAQNAPLPPPPPAASVAPESKKPEETGQQVQSRLLRERLVELEIEIERFKKENAALTKLRQENEKNQENLRKERLEFEQMKAEEVAKFEEHKKEENRKLQKERKLFEKHAAAARAIPDKKEREEIQVLKQQLSSLQEELRRRESRWASTHGRLRQQIDSLSQENSSLQDEIRMLEKLRLCAWKDKGTKDGPKIFENNVLSVTKGVKFASPLDSRGSSSPPLSCTAAATRRSPRESSQGATGIKSSLRRPSGPGSSSPSSSSSTSSLPGRRTEQRSTPASKSQDKPPNQEHSHNCSPKGDSLPIEPECSEAEEPESTQEVITHPDGKIEKVLAGGDRLISFPNGTRKEVSADGQTVKVTFFNGDTKQITADQRVIYYYADAQTTHITYPDGMEVLHFPNNQTEKHFPDGRKEITFPDQTVKNLFPNGREESVLTDGTIIQVNPDGTKEIHFNTGQKEIHTADYKRREYPDGTVKTVYTDGRQETRYPTGRLRIKDKDGNVILDNKA; via the exons ATGTCATCTCCAGCCGGGCTTCAGTACTCCCAGGCAGACTTCTTAGCCCGGTGGATGCCAAGTAGCACCAGAGCCGGGGTGATCCTCAACCCGTGCCCGGACTTGGCTGGCTCCTTGAGCCACATCTCTGCCGTGGGATCCCCGCCCCTGGAGCCAGACGACTCCTTTGCCTCCGACTTCGCCCCTCTGCCCGCCTCCGCAGACAGCAGCTGCCTCGGTGTGCATGGATTTGCCCGGTcacctggaggagagagggctgGGACCGACAGGCCAGTGAACGGTCTGTCCTCTGTGCCTCCGAGAAATTCAGATGGAGAGTTGGACAGTTTGGATGAGATGGCAAGAAAATCACAGGATCTGCCCCTAATGATGAAGCTAGACCAG ttgAGGAAATGGCAGCAGCACATGCAGGAGCAGCTAAAAGCCCATCAGTTGGAGGAGCTGGTTCGCCtccaggaggagcagcagaggctgcTGGGAATGATGAATGGATCCGAGGACTGCAcaggag GGCTGTCAGGAGCAGGATGGGGTGAGAACTCACTCCAGGGAGCCTATCATTACAGAGAGACCCTATACAGCCCCTCTATAAACTGTCATGGGGTCCCACAGGGCTCCACCTGTGGCCTCCGACAGGAACACGACCTCTCACCAGCGGGGAGAAAGGAGCCGCTACCAAGAGGTCAAGATTATGAGGAGGTGGACAAGGACGAAGAGG GCACGTGGAACTCCAGAGAAGACGATCAGGAACAGAGTGTGGATACTAGCCATGATAATAAGCACAATGACATGTTGATACCAAGTGATGGTGTGGCTTTGACTGAAGACAACAGCAGAAAAGAAGATAAAGTCTTCCCTGACAG ACCTATAAAGCCGGGTATCGGGGGTCAGAAGAAGTTTGAGGAGTTGTTGGAGGAGCAACTGAGGCTGGAGGAGCAGAGGCTGAAGTCTGCCCGGCAACAGCAG AGCCAAGATGGAGCTGAAGCTGTACAAGCCCCTCCGAAGAGGACCTTTCTGAAGCGAGGCGAGGGCCTCTCAAGATTTACCAACAATCGCAAAGCCTCTTTACCAAATATGGAGGTGAAGAAGAACCCCAAACCACAACTCCAGGCCAGAGTAATCTCTCGCAGCAACTCAGAGCCTGCAGCTATCCAGAGAGGTGGCACAAATGGCATCCAGCGGCTTCCTGTCCAGCGTAAAACCGCCACACTCAACAAGGAAAACCGACTTAGAGATGTCAGTTCGCCACAGTTGGACATCAGAGTTGAGAGTAAGGCAGCACGGACGAAGGTTTTGGTTAGTCatcaaagacaaaacacagaaggATCAGAGTCTATTCAAACTGATCCAGCGGGTAGACAAACCAAACAACGTCAACTGGGGCAAGTAATGGAGCAGAATAATAGGAAAGCGGGTCTGTCAGCTCAGGCCGTGAGGAACCCTGGTCACAACACGCAGCCAAACCCTGTTACCAAACAGGTGGGCATGTTAAGAGGGCCAGAGAAAGCTGAAAATGATGGCACTTGTGGTTCAAGAGTGGAATCagcagcagaaggaggaggagacggaGTTCCACAGGATTCGTTTGAGTTGTCGTTCCAGGAGAAGCTCCAGCGCTGGGAGTGTGACCGGCAGTTGGAAAGCATGGAGCTGGGAGAGTTTGAGCTGCTGGAGCAAGCGGCCGAGGAGCTGTCATTTTCGTCCAACTCCTCCTTTGTCATGAAG GTTCTTCAGCTGGATCAGCTGCAGGCTGCTAGGGGGCTCCACCCACGACGGCTTTCTTCCACCCCCATCAAGTCACCCCCCCAAGGTGCACTTCAGAGGTGCAATAGTGTGGGTAAAAGTGGTGGTTTGGCACGTAAAAGCAGTTCCATGAACTCCGATGCATTTGTGTTGAAGATAAGAGACGATACACTCCAGGACAAAGTGAGCATTGAGGATAAGGAGGAACTGGACAGTGGGAGAGAAGACAAGCACGAGAACTCTGATGTTTCATCCTGTGGCGGCTCTGAATTTGAAGACCAGGAAGTGGCGGTCAAACCACCTTTGTTTCCCAGCACCCTTTGCTTTCCTGCACAGTCTAACCCGCCATATGACAAGCGGTCGTATCAGGACGAGGACAGTTGCAGGGATTCAGATGTGACACAAGTTGATGATGGGGACAGTGACAGCGTCTTAAGCAATGCTGACGAGTCCACTCTGATAGAGGACAAAGACCGGCAGCAGGGTAGAGTTGTGTTTGACGACAATGACACGTGGAACGACCTGGAGGACACTGCAGTCTGCACAGCCAACGACAGTAGAGGAGTTTGTCCAGTTTCCAAGGCAACAGCCAATGGAATCTCAccaccggagcggactctgttGAGGAAGGTGGCAGTGAGCAAAGTTATGGAGCTGGATAAGGGCACGGTCATTGGTTCTAATCAGGAGCcagatcctcctcctcctcctcctcctcctcctgcctcccaGCTCATGACGAGGTTGTTCCCCTCGCTGAAGCCAAAGGCCCAGAATgcacctctccctcctcctcctcctgctgcttctgTTGCTCCTGAGTCCAAAAAGCCAgaggagacag GCCAACAGGTCCAGTCTAGACTGCTGAGGGAGAGACTGGTTGAGCTGGAGATTGAGATCGAGAGATTTAAGAAGGAGAATGCTGCCCTCACCAAACTCAGACAGGAGAATGAGAAAAACCAGGAAAATCTCAG gaAAGAGCGTTTGGAGTTTGAGCAGATGAAAGCAGAGGAGGTGGCCAAGTTTGAGGAGCACAAGAAAGAGGAGAACAGGAAATTGCAGAAGGAGCGCAAATTGTTTGAGAAGCATGCAGCGGCTGCCAGAGCCATACCCGACAAGAAGGAACGAGAGGAAATCCAG GTGTTGAAGCAGCAGCTAAGCTCCctgcaggaggagctgaggcGGCGGGAGAGTCGCTGGGCCTCCACACACGGCCGGCTGCGGCAACAGATCGACTCCCTCAGCCAGGAGAACAGTTCTCTCCAGGACGAG ATCCGTATGTTGGAAAAGCTGCGCCTCTGTGCCTGGAAGGACAAAGGAACAAAAGACGGTcccaaaatatttgaaaacaatGTGTTATCTGTGACCAAAGGAGTGAAATTTGCT AGTCCTCTTGACTCCAGAGGAAGCAGCAGCCCTCCACTGAGCTGCACAGCTGCAGCCACTAGAAGGAGCCCCAGGGAGAGCAGTCAGGGTGCTACAG GGATAAAGAGCAGCCTGAGGAGGCCATCAGGGCCAGGCTCCTCGTccccatcctcctcttcctctaccTCCTCATTGCCTGGCaggaggacagagcagaggTCAACACCCGCCAGCAAGAGCCAGGACAAACCACCAAACCAAGAACACTCGCACAACTGCTCTCCG AAAGGAGATTCTCTGCCAATAGAACCAGAGTGCAGTGAGGCCGAAGAGCCAGAATCAACTCAGGAGGTTATCACACACCCTGATGGGAAG ATAGAGAAGGTTCTGGCCGGAGGCGATCGCCTTATTTCCTTCCCCAACGGGACCAGGAAGGAGGTTTCAGCAGACGGACAAACGGTCAAAGTCACCTTTTTCAACGGAGACACCAAACAGATCACAGCCGACCAGAGAGTG ATCTACTACTACGCTGACGCCCAGACTACACACATCACCTACCCAGATGGCATGGAGGTCCTGCACTTCCCCAACAACCAGACTG AAAAGCATTTCCCAGATGGTCGTAAGGAAATCACCTTCCCAGACCAGACGGTCAAGAACCTGTTCCCCAACGGCAGGGAGGAGAGCGTGCTGACAGACGGGACCATCATACAAGTCAACCC GGACGGCACCAAAGAGATCCATTTCAACACAGGCCAGAAGGAGATTCACACGGCCGACTACAAGAGGAGGGAGTATCCAGACGGCACCGTGAAGACGGTCTACACTGACGGCAGGCAGGAAACCCGCTACCCCACCGGAAGGCTCAGGATCAAAGACAAAGATGGCAACGTCATCCTGGACAACAAGGCGTAG
- the cenpj gene encoding centromere protein J isoform X1: MSSPAGLQYSQADFLARWMPSSTRAGVILNPCPDLAGSLSHISAVGSPPLEPDDSFASDFAPLPASADSSCLGVHGFARSPGGERAGTDRPVNGLSSVPPRNSDGELDSLDEMARKSQDLPLMMKLDQLRKWQQHMQEQLKAHQLEELVRLQEEQQRLLGMMNGSEDCTGGLSGAGWGENSLQGAYHYRETLYSPSINCHGVPQGSTCGLRQEHDLSPAGRKEPLPRGQDYEEVDKDEEGTWNSREDDQEQSVDTSHDNKHNDMLIPSDGVALTEDNSRKEDKVFPDRPIKPGIGGQKKFEELLEEQLRLEEQRLKSARQQQSQDGAEAVQAPPKRTFLKRGEGLSRFTNNRKASLPNMEVKKNPKPQLQARVISRSNSEPAAIQRGGTNGIQRLPVQRKTATLNKENRLRDVSSPQLDIRVESKAARTKVLVSHQRQNTEGSESIQTDPAGRQTKQRQLGQVMEQNNRKAGLSAQAVRNPGHNTQPNPVTKQVGMLRGPEKAENDGTCGSRVESAAEGGGDGVPQDSFELSFQEKLQRWECDRQLESMELGEFELLEQAAEELSFSSNSSFVMKVLQLDQLQAARGLHPRRLSSTPIKSPPQGALQRCNSVGKSGGLARKSSSMNSDAFVLKIRDDTLQDKVSIEDKEELDSGREDKHENSDVSSCGGSEFEDQEVAVKPPLFPSTLCFPAQSNPPYDKRSYQDEDSCRDSDVTQVDDGDSDSVLSNADESTLIEDKDRQQGRVVFDDNDTWNDLEDTAVCTANDSRGVCPVSKATANGISPPERTLLRKVAVSKVMELDKGTVIGSNQEPDPPPPPPPPPASQLMTRLFPSLKPKAQNAPLPPPPPAASVAPESKKPEETGQQVQSRLLRERLVELEIEIERFKKENAALTKLRQENEKNQENLRKERLEFEQMKAEEVAKFEEHKKEENRKLQKERKLFEKHAAAARAIPDKKEREEIQVLKQQLSSLQEELRRRESRWASTHGRLRQQIDSLSQENSSLQDEIRMLEKLRLCAWKDKGTKDGPKIFENNVLSVTKGVKFASPLDSRGSSSPPLSCTAAATRRSPRESSQGATAGIKSSLRRPSGPGSSSPSSSSSTSSLPGRRTEQRSTPASKSQDKPPNQEHSHNCSPKGDSLPIEPECSEAEEPESTQEVITHPDGKIEKVLAGGDRLISFPNGTRKEVSADGQTVKVTFFNGDTKQITADQRVIYYYADAQTTHITYPDGMEVLHFPNNQTEKHFPDGRKEITFPDQTVKNLFPNGREESVLTDGTIIQVNPDGTKEIHFNTGQKEIHTADYKRREYPDGTVKTVYTDGRQETRYPTGRLRIKDKDGNVILDNKA; encoded by the exons ATGTCATCTCCAGCCGGGCTTCAGTACTCCCAGGCAGACTTCTTAGCCCGGTGGATGCCAAGTAGCACCAGAGCCGGGGTGATCCTCAACCCGTGCCCGGACTTGGCTGGCTCCTTGAGCCACATCTCTGCCGTGGGATCCCCGCCCCTGGAGCCAGACGACTCCTTTGCCTCCGACTTCGCCCCTCTGCCCGCCTCCGCAGACAGCAGCTGCCTCGGTGTGCATGGATTTGCCCGGTcacctggaggagagagggctgGGACCGACAGGCCAGTGAACGGTCTGTCCTCTGTGCCTCCGAGAAATTCAGATGGAGAGTTGGACAGTTTGGATGAGATGGCAAGAAAATCACAGGATCTGCCCCTAATGATGAAGCTAGACCAG ttgAGGAAATGGCAGCAGCACATGCAGGAGCAGCTAAAAGCCCATCAGTTGGAGGAGCTGGTTCGCCtccaggaggagcagcagaggctgcTGGGAATGATGAATGGATCCGAGGACTGCAcaggag GGCTGTCAGGAGCAGGATGGGGTGAGAACTCACTCCAGGGAGCCTATCATTACAGAGAGACCCTATACAGCCCCTCTATAAACTGTCATGGGGTCCCACAGGGCTCCACCTGTGGCCTCCGACAGGAACACGACCTCTCACCAGCGGGGAGAAAGGAGCCGCTACCAAGAGGTCAAGATTATGAGGAGGTGGACAAGGACGAAGAGG GCACGTGGAACTCCAGAGAAGACGATCAGGAACAGAGTGTGGATACTAGCCATGATAATAAGCACAATGACATGTTGATACCAAGTGATGGTGTGGCTTTGACTGAAGACAACAGCAGAAAAGAAGATAAAGTCTTCCCTGACAG ACCTATAAAGCCGGGTATCGGGGGTCAGAAGAAGTTTGAGGAGTTGTTGGAGGAGCAACTGAGGCTGGAGGAGCAGAGGCTGAAGTCTGCCCGGCAACAGCAG AGCCAAGATGGAGCTGAAGCTGTACAAGCCCCTCCGAAGAGGACCTTTCTGAAGCGAGGCGAGGGCCTCTCAAGATTTACCAACAATCGCAAAGCCTCTTTACCAAATATGGAGGTGAAGAAGAACCCCAAACCACAACTCCAGGCCAGAGTAATCTCTCGCAGCAACTCAGAGCCTGCAGCTATCCAGAGAGGTGGCACAAATGGCATCCAGCGGCTTCCTGTCCAGCGTAAAACCGCCACACTCAACAAGGAAAACCGACTTAGAGATGTCAGTTCGCCACAGTTGGACATCAGAGTTGAGAGTAAGGCAGCACGGACGAAGGTTTTGGTTAGTCatcaaagacaaaacacagaaggATCAGAGTCTATTCAAACTGATCCAGCGGGTAGACAAACCAAACAACGTCAACTGGGGCAAGTAATGGAGCAGAATAATAGGAAAGCGGGTCTGTCAGCTCAGGCCGTGAGGAACCCTGGTCACAACACGCAGCCAAACCCTGTTACCAAACAGGTGGGCATGTTAAGAGGGCCAGAGAAAGCTGAAAATGATGGCACTTGTGGTTCAAGAGTGGAATCagcagcagaaggaggaggagacggaGTTCCACAGGATTCGTTTGAGTTGTCGTTCCAGGAGAAGCTCCAGCGCTGGGAGTGTGACCGGCAGTTGGAAAGCATGGAGCTGGGAGAGTTTGAGCTGCTGGAGCAAGCGGCCGAGGAGCTGTCATTTTCGTCCAACTCCTCCTTTGTCATGAAG GTTCTTCAGCTGGATCAGCTGCAGGCTGCTAGGGGGCTCCACCCACGACGGCTTTCTTCCACCCCCATCAAGTCACCCCCCCAAGGTGCACTTCAGAGGTGCAATAGTGTGGGTAAAAGTGGTGGTTTGGCACGTAAAAGCAGTTCCATGAACTCCGATGCATTTGTGTTGAAGATAAGAGACGATACACTCCAGGACAAAGTGAGCATTGAGGATAAGGAGGAACTGGACAGTGGGAGAGAAGACAAGCACGAGAACTCTGATGTTTCATCCTGTGGCGGCTCTGAATTTGAAGACCAGGAAGTGGCGGTCAAACCACCTTTGTTTCCCAGCACCCTTTGCTTTCCTGCACAGTCTAACCCGCCATATGACAAGCGGTCGTATCAGGACGAGGACAGTTGCAGGGATTCAGATGTGACACAAGTTGATGATGGGGACAGTGACAGCGTCTTAAGCAATGCTGACGAGTCCACTCTGATAGAGGACAAAGACCGGCAGCAGGGTAGAGTTGTGTTTGACGACAATGACACGTGGAACGACCTGGAGGACACTGCAGTCTGCACAGCCAACGACAGTAGAGGAGTTTGTCCAGTTTCCAAGGCAACAGCCAATGGAATCTCAccaccggagcggactctgttGAGGAAGGTGGCAGTGAGCAAAGTTATGGAGCTGGATAAGGGCACGGTCATTGGTTCTAATCAGGAGCcagatcctcctcctcctcctcctcctcctcctgcctcccaGCTCATGACGAGGTTGTTCCCCTCGCTGAAGCCAAAGGCCCAGAATgcacctctccctcctcctcctcctgctgcttctgTTGCTCCTGAGTCCAAAAAGCCAgaggagacag GCCAACAGGTCCAGTCTAGACTGCTGAGGGAGAGACTGGTTGAGCTGGAGATTGAGATCGAGAGATTTAAGAAGGAGAATGCTGCCCTCACCAAACTCAGACAGGAGAATGAGAAAAACCAGGAAAATCTCAG gaAAGAGCGTTTGGAGTTTGAGCAGATGAAAGCAGAGGAGGTGGCCAAGTTTGAGGAGCACAAGAAAGAGGAGAACAGGAAATTGCAGAAGGAGCGCAAATTGTTTGAGAAGCATGCAGCGGCTGCCAGAGCCATACCCGACAAGAAGGAACGAGAGGAAATCCAG GTGTTGAAGCAGCAGCTAAGCTCCctgcaggaggagctgaggcGGCGGGAGAGTCGCTGGGCCTCCACACACGGCCGGCTGCGGCAACAGATCGACTCCCTCAGCCAGGAGAACAGTTCTCTCCAGGACGAG ATCCGTATGTTGGAAAAGCTGCGCCTCTGTGCCTGGAAGGACAAAGGAACAAAAGACGGTcccaaaatatttgaaaacaatGTGTTATCTGTGACCAAAGGAGTGAAATTTGCT AGTCCTCTTGACTCCAGAGGAAGCAGCAGCCCTCCACTGAGCTGCACAGCTGCAGCCACTAGAAGGAGCCCCAGGGAGAGCAGTCAGGGTGCTACAG CAGGGATAAAGAGCAGCCTGAGGAGGCCATCAGGGCCAGGCTCCTCGTccccatcctcctcttcctctaccTCCTCATTGCCTGGCaggaggacagagcagaggTCAACACCCGCCAGCAAGAGCCAGGACAAACCACCAAACCAAGAACACTCGCACAACTGCTCTCCG AAAGGAGATTCTCTGCCAATAGAACCAGAGTGCAGTGAGGCCGAAGAGCCAGAATCAACTCAGGAGGTTATCACACACCCTGATGGGAAG ATAGAGAAGGTTCTGGCCGGAGGCGATCGCCTTATTTCCTTCCCCAACGGGACCAGGAAGGAGGTTTCAGCAGACGGACAAACGGTCAAAGTCACCTTTTTCAACGGAGACACCAAACAGATCACAGCCGACCAGAGAGTG ATCTACTACTACGCTGACGCCCAGACTACACACATCACCTACCCAGATGGCATGGAGGTCCTGCACTTCCCCAACAACCAGACTG AAAAGCATTTCCCAGATGGTCGTAAGGAAATCACCTTCCCAGACCAGACGGTCAAGAACCTGTTCCCCAACGGCAGGGAGGAGAGCGTGCTGACAGACGGGACCATCATACAAGTCAACCC GGACGGCACCAAAGAGATCCATTTCAACACAGGCCAGAAGGAGATTCACACGGCCGACTACAAGAGGAGGGAGTATCCAGACGGCACCGTGAAGACGGTCTACACTGACGGCAGGCAGGAAACCCGCTACCCCACCGGAAGGCTCAGGATCAAAGACAAAGATGGCAACGTCATCCTGGACAACAAGGCGTAG